One Clostridium sp. CM027 genomic window carries:
- a CDS encoding segregation/condensation protein A encodes MPLSIKVTNFEGPFDLLLHLIKKNEMNIYDINIVEITNQYLGCLKSMKEMDLEVTSEFIVIAATLIEIKSKYLLPKNKEDHSEEEEIDVEKELLNKLIEYRKYKTIAENLKVLEQGTGIMISKKPEIIEEDNENTKEMDFLKNITMLDLYNSYNNLMQVYINKMNTDNIINKKILLDEYKIEDKMEELKRELECFGKIHFTKLIYGYSSKLEIIVTFLALLELIKIRSVIVIQESNFKDIYLERVNEYERI; translated from the coding sequence ATGCCATTAAGTATAAAGGTAACTAATTTTGAAGGCCCATTTGACTTGTTATTACATCTTATTAAGAAAAATGAGATGAACATATATGATATCAATATTGTTGAAATCACAAATCAGTATTTGGGGTGTCTTAAAAGTATGAAGGAAATGGATTTAGAGGTGACATCAGAATTCATAGTTATAGCCGCAACTTTAATTGAAATTAAATCGAAATATTTGTTGCCTAAAAATAAAGAGGATCATAGCGAAGAAGAAGAAATTGATGTAGAAAAGGAATTGCTAAATAAATTGATAGAATATAGAAAATATAAAACTATAGCTGAAAATTTAAAGGTGTTGGAACAGGGTACAGGTATAATGATTAGTAAAAAACCAGAAATAATTGAAGAGGATAATGAAAACACTAAGGAAATGGATTTTTTGAAAAATATTACAATGCTTGATTTGTACAATTCATACAATAATTTAATGCAAGTATATATAAATAAAATGAATACTGATAATATTATAAATAAAAAAATCCTATTAGATGAATATAAAATAGAAGATAAAATGGAGGAATTAAAAAGAGAGCTTGAATGTTTTGGAAAAATTCATTTTACAAAGTTAATATATGGATATTCATCAAAGTTAGAAATTATTGTTACGTTTCTAGCATTACTTGAGCTTATAAAGATTAGAAGTGTGATAGTAATTCAAGAAAGTAATTTTAAAGATATATATTTAGAAAGGGTAAATGAATATGAACGAATTTAA